The Balneolaceae bacterium DNA window CGGGTGCTTCAGCCACACGGTTTCAATTTGTATTGAACTTTGATTCAAGTTCAGGAGTAGATATTAGTGGAATTGAGTTCGACATTTTATTTGAAAGCGGTACGGAAGGTGAAAATATTTTTGAAGATGACTTTGAAGTCGTTGGACAATCACTTGAATTTGACTTCTGCTTTAGATTTGGAAGTTCTTCATCATGGATTGAAATCTATCCATCTATTCTGGCTAATAATGAGGAGTTAGTAAGTAATGAAATTACGATCAGGATAGAGAGGCCGGAGGATGCCAATAAGAATTCATAATAGATTGATTTTGATTATTCATCAAGATAATCAAATAACTGATTTTTAATTCACATTCGGGCTTCTCGGCCTATCTTTTGACTAAAATTTGGTTAAACCAATTACTTTTTCCTTATTTCCAAGTCAGCTGTAGCAGACGGTAATAGATACCTTTCCATTATCTAAGGCTCTTTTGCAATTTTACTTTCCGAAAGCAATCAGATGTAATCTAAAGTGCCACAAACCGCTAAACAGTTACAATAAATTCCAATAAGGAGAGTCCATTATTTGATCACACTTACCCTGACACTTTTTTGATAGGCAGACCCAGCTTCAGGCGTGACAGTTAACCGCAGAATGTATATTCCCGACGATAAACCACCAGAATTCCATTCTTTAGTAAAGGTACCAGCAGACTGCGAATCGCTAAGGATCAATTTAATTTTACGACCCAGGAGATCAAAAAGTTGAAGGGTTACATCGGCCTCTTCTGCAAGTTGATATCGTACATTCCCGGCCTCCCGCATAGGGTTTGGAAAGGGGTTATACAGCTTGAACTCGTCTGGTGTAGCCGATTGGTCGAAGTAGATCCATTCGGTGTAATTAGATGGTGCTGAAGTCAACGAGTCGGAGTTCACGGCTTTTACAAACCAGCGCTGGTCAAATTCACCGGGCGGTAGATTGGTAATCGAGGCGTCCGCGTAGCTGTTGGTTTCTGATGTGCCAATTAATTCAACGGGTTGTTCGGATTGATCGGAGCGGGCCCTCAACTGTTTCCAGATTTCATAAAAAGCGATATCCCCCCCGGGCTCATTCCAGCTCAAAACAGCTGCGGGTCCTGCAGCTCGTTCTTCTATAGAAACGGAGAGATTTTTGGGCGCATCAGGTGCGGTACTGGATTGCAGATGTACCGTATAATCAGAATCCTGCATCCAGCTATCACCATCCATTCTGAATCTTGAAAACCCGATGGTTTGATTTGCCAGGAGGGCAATTTCAATTTCACTTAGTGGTCCGGATTGAATGTTTAGTGAGCGATTATTTTCAGTTGTATCAGCCGCAAAAACGAACAGGTCGATCGTTTCCGGGTCAACTCGGTATGTGATATAACTCAAATCTCCTGAATTTGATACAAATTCAGGCTCAGAAGATGGTATGTCTTCAAGAATATTCAGAATACTTGCCGTTGTAAATCGGTTGGATTCCTGGTCGCTGAGATATGATTTTCTTATTACTGGATATGGCATTTTTTCTCCATCAACCCGATTTTGAGCTTCCTGTATCTGAACTGTTTCAATCTCCTCATCATAATTTCCGAAAAGAGGAACTGTATACAAAAAAAGTCGATGGGAAGGACTTGTAAATGGCTGAGCTGAAAAATCCCAAAGGAACCAACCGTTTTCAGTATCAGATTGATCGCTGTTGCCGTAGTATCGCATCACAAAGTCATTACGACCCGAAACGGCTGCAATATCATTGATGTCGATCAGGTAGGGGTTCTCTCCCTTCACAAATATAATGGAACGGTTGTAGGTAGAAGAAGAACCCGAAGGAGAGTCAAAATTCAATTCAACCTGACCAGATATCAGTTCCACATTTTGAGCCGGATTTTGATAATCAATGTCCGCTTCATTGTGAACGCTTACTTTCCTTGTCTCGGTAATGGAAGCAAATGGACTTTCAAGCCCGCCCTCATTCTGGTAGGTTACAAAATCGAACGTAGTTTCGATATCGGATGCATCATACTGCATGGTATTCGTGTAAAGGTATCCGTTCCAAGTGCTGTTGGTTTGAGGATTCCCGCTGTCGTAACCTCCATCCGTGAGAAATGAATATTCATCCAAATAGTAGAGCAGTTGCAGTTGATCGGGTTGTTCGTGACCTTCGCCGCTGGTGATTGATTTCCCTTTTTCGCCCACCAGCGCAAGATAGTGCTGTTGGTTTGATGCATCCGTATGGCGAATGATGAATTGCTGATCTTCGGGGTTTGTAAGAGATTCAATGTCAGAACTACTGCTATTGTTGATTGGAATTGCCGCCTCAACCAGGTAAAACTGGTCTTCATTTTCTGTTTCACTATGGTGTTCGGAGAGATTATCAAAAATTGTTGTAAACATTCTGCCAACTTGTTCGTCTCCATACTCGCCGCTCCAACGTAGTAAATTGGCGGCTTGGATGGGCCGCTTGTTGCTGTCATCAAGTGCTGGCAGGGAACCATCAGGGGTTGAAAGATCGGCCAGCCATCGGACGGGATTCAGAAACCAATCATTAAAAAAGGGATCGAACGACTCATCAAGATCTTCATTAATA harbors:
- a CDS encoding T9SS type A sorting domain-containing protein yields the protein MYQTANGSRFWAEGPFYLDFVLKDAIIFWHAIRINEDLDESFDPFFNDWFLNPVRWLADLSTPDGSLPALDDSNKRPIQAANLLRWSGEYGDEQVGRMFTTIFDNLSEHHSETENEDQFYLVEAAIPINNSSSSDIESLTNPEDQQFIIRHTDASNQQHYLALVGEKGKSITSGEGHEQPDQLQLLYYLDEYSFLTDGGYDSGNPQTNSTWNGYLYTNTMQYDASDIETTFDFVTYQNEGGLESPFASITETRKVSVHNEADIDYQNPAQNVELISGQVELNFDSPSGSSSTYNRSIIFVKGENPYLIDINDIAAVSGRNDFVMRYYGNSDQSDTENGWFLWDFSAQPFTSPSHRLFLYTVPLFGNYDEEIETVQIQEAQNRVDGEKMPYPVIRKSYLSDQESNRFTTASILNILEDIPSSEPEFVSNSGDLSYITYRVDPETIDLFVFAADTTENNRSLNIQSGPLSEIEIALLANQTIGFSRFRMDGDSWMQDSDYTVHLQSSTAPDAPKNLSVSIEERAAGPAAVLSWNEPGGDIAFYEIWKQLRARSDQSEQPVELIGTSETNSYADASITNLPPGEFDQRWFVKAVNSDSLTSAPSNYTEWIYFDQSATPDEFKLYNPFPNPMREAGNVRYQLAEEADVTLQLFDLLGRKIKLILSDSQSAGTFTKEWNSGGLSSGIYILRLTVTPEAGSAYQKSVRVSVIK